The following proteins are encoded in a genomic region of Syngnathus acus chromosome 22, fSynAcu1.2, whole genome shotgun sequence:
- the mrps26 gene encoding 28S ribosomal protein S26, mitochondrial — translation MAAMFRSVRVARLLAPGRTALVEAQRGRKSRTDPVAKSKLGRIKVPPPVDPVEMVVLRERYTDYKLIMRALRVEFKEEVLRRKYEEETGSMAEERARQEAEEHSNLMDFNRQENLRLLQLRLVRIQKETEEAERKKLEEALQQEEQQQEFVRQKEDEIVQLQEEAKNFITLANLDQRIEEALDNPKNYNFAVDKEGRVVKQTVLR, via the exons ATGGCGGCGATGTTCCGAAGCGTGCGAGTTGCACGGCTGCTAGCGCCTGGAAGGACCGCGCTGGTGGAAGCGCAACGCGGACGAAAGTCGCGCACCGACCCGGTGGCCAAGTCCAAGCTGGGGCGAATCAAAGTACCACCGCCGGTGGACCCGGTGGAGATGGTCGTGCTGCGGGAGAGATACACCGACTACAAGCTCATCATGAGGGCGCTGCG TGTGGAGTTCAAGGAGGAGGTGCTAAGGAGGAAGTACGAGGAGGAGACGGGTTCCATGGCGGAGGAGCGAGCACGGCAGGAGGCTGAGGAACACAGCAATCTGATGGACTTCAACCGTCAAGAGAACCTGCGCTTGCTCCAACTTCG ACTTGTGAGGATCCAGAAGGAAACGGAAGAGGCTGAACGCAAGAAGCTAGAAGAAGCTCTTCAGcaagaagagcaacagcaagaATTCGTCAGGCAGAAAGAAGATGAAATTGTGCAGCTGCAG GAAGAGGCAAAGAACTTCATCACGTTGGCCAACTTGGACCAACGCATTGAGGAAGCTTTGGACAACCCCAAGAATTACAACTTTGCTGTGGATAAGGAAGGTCGAGTCGTTAAACAGACGGTGTTGCGGTGA
- the LOC119116342 gene encoding uncharacterized protein LOC119116342, with protein sequence MEARGASIDTNSESPSTNEQNIPTVHETASVSEAAENTFGDSFKTISSAIAAVLPDLPQAVLSSVEDTLKGFGAETIDDLQYITEGDLLPVLKPVQARRLVAAWAQNNSSTTTAAFSSPLSVCSSPPSVSPSPSSSSITSSPSGSCSTFVANWVETFQIPWQKLPEELVQSLERKVRPSPRLRREMVRIVVSEIMKMCNNPTKHNTTEIGKRMVAKYPEALQDVIEGDVIGPGYHSLVKQLQARVENVKRPNTPKIRKRKVAPDESDTEEIPAEQKARVQDTYGCINWEPKYLPLSETMESQQEKKNKMKEMFEEIDFNADNVKKLIQSTYYTQRKDINKGTSIQKLSQEWPFLFKEAGMVAHFQELTGLSLMDTFLGNVEKKGRRLLNFFKSVDAQKRKQVLDALLKFQTELGHLDGCSQDLVKMVLLLLAHFGEKEENLLQYVEETCLAQEVQIEKLPATPCIIVCGSCCFSADTFMLSIDQKVVNDHITSFTSAVCLLFGSFYCFNIHYPVELRSTLEFLQRCFFSINPERGTKVERNKKKKVLSVNPRVLTLIADLADHEWT encoded by the exons ATGGAGGCTCGAGGAGCAAGCAT AGATACAAACTCAGAAAGTCCTTCTACAAATGAGCAAAACATCCCTACCGTGCACGAAACTGCCAGTGTATCAGAGGCTGCTGAAAACACTTTTGGGGACTCGTTTAAGACGATAAGCAGTGCCATTGCTGCAGTGCTTCCAGACCTTCCTCAAGCAGTTCTTAGTTCAGTGGAAGATACATTGAAGGGATTTGGTGCAGAGACCATAGATGATCTGCAGTACATTACAGAAGGAGACTTGCTGCCAGTGTTGAAGCCAGTCCAAGCCAGAAGACTTGTTGCTGCTTGGGCCCAGAACA ACTCAAGCACTACAACTGCAGCATTTTCCTCTCCACTGTCCGTCTGTTCCTCTCCACCTTCAGTCTCTCCCTCACCATCATCCTCCTCAATCACCTCATCCCCCTCAGGTAGCTGTTCCACTTTTGTGGCAAACTGGGTAGAGACATTCCAGATACCATGGCAGAAGCTCCCTGAAGAGTTAGTGCAGAGTTTAGAAAGGAAGGTGAGACCTAGTCCGCGGCTGCGGCGAGAGATGGTAAGGATAGTGGTTTCTGAGATCATGAAGATGTGTAATAATCCAACCAAACACAACACTACAGAGATAGGCAAAAGAATGGTGGCCAAGTATCCAGAAGCCCTCCAAGATGTCATAGAGGGTGATGTCATTGGACCTGGATATCATTCACTGGTAAAGCAACTCCAAGCACGAGTTGAAAATGTGAAACGACCCAACACACCAAAAATAAGAAAACGCAAGGTTGCACCAGATGAGTCTGATACTGAAGAAATTCCAGCTGAACAAAAAGCCAGAGTTCAAGACACATATGGCTGTATAAACTGGGAGCCGAAATATTTGCCACTCTCTGAGACTATGGAGAgtcagcaagaaaaaaaaaacaagatgaaggaGATGTTTGAAGAGATTGACTTCAATGCAGACAATGTGAAAAAGTTAATACAGTCCACCTATTACACACAGCGTAAAGACATCAACAAGGGGACAAGCATCCAGAAACTCAGCCAAGAGTGGCCCTTTTTGTTCAAGGAAGCTGGTATGGTAGCACACTTCCAAGAACTTACTGGTCTGAGTCTAATGGATACTTTCCTTGGCAATGTGGAGAAAAAAGGAAGACGCCTCTTAAACTTCTTCAAGAGTGTTGATGCACAAAAACGCAAACAAGTCCTGGATGCTCTTCTCAAGTTTCAGACTGAGCTGGGCCATTTGGATGGTTGCTCACAAGACCTTGTAAAGATGGTACTTCTTTTACTGGCTCATTTTGGTGAGAAGGAGGAGAACCTGCTCCAATACGTTGAGGAGACATGCCTGGCCCAAGAGGTTCAGATAGAGAAGTTGCCGGCAACACCCTGCATAATTGTGTGTG GGTCCTGTTGCTTTTCTGCTGACACATTCATGTTGAGCATTGACCAAAAGGTTGTCAACGACCACATCACTTCCTTCACCTCTGCCGTTTGCCTGCTGTTTGGGAGTTTCTATTGCTTCAACATACACTACCCAGTGGAACTACGATCAACACTAGAGTTTCTCCAAAG gtgtttcttctcaataaatccTGAGAGAGGCACCAAAGTCGagcggaataaaaaaaagaaagtactCTCAGTCAATCCTAGAGTCCTCACTCTGATTGCAGACCTCGCAGACCATGAGTGGACATAG
- the si:dkey-33c12.3 gene encoding alpha-internexin, whose translation MSSSVFCRRPWDDFGGSQLKSSPSYSSPTTPESHGRPSRVSFSPTRVLSSRLLEKEQLVDLNDRFAGYIEKVRLLEFQNRALMAELEVLRGRRGRPSRLRGVYEEAVRSLRADMESEIREKMKMEAERDYLQEFHERVRERCEEEGRQREDAQEALMQAREEAGRAALSYLDAQTTVASLCNEMAFLKKVFAEEKVELRSQLEVANISAEEVPRTAAKPHLGEALRDIRVQYERLAGENMQAMEGWYRSKCALAADVAGREHQAARAIREETSEYRRMLLARSSDIEALRNVVEVLNKQLGELEETQATEVDKYQTRINQLERDIDDAKQEMVFFMREYQDLLNVKMALDIEIAAYRKLLEGEEQWLSVPFLPAIH comes from the exons atGAGCTCCTCCGTCTTCTGCCGTCGACCTTGGGATGATTTCGGAGGTTCCCAGTTGAAATCGTCCCCGTCCTACTCCTCACCTACAACACCCGAGTCTCACGGGAGGCCCTCGAGGGTGTCCTTCTCCCCGACCCGAGTCCTCAGCTCTCGGCTGCTTGAGAAGGAGCAGCTGGTGGATCTTAACGATCGCTTCGCAGGCTACATCGAGAAGGTCAGACTCCTGGAGTTCCAGAACCGGGCGCTGATGGCAGAGCTGGAGGTGTTGCGTGGCCGAAGGGGCCGCCCGTCCCGCTTGCGGGGCGTTTATGAGGAGGCGGTGCGCAGTTTGAGGGCCGATATGGAGTCAGAGATCCGAGAGAAAATGAAGATGGAGGCGGAGAGGGACTACCTTCAGGAGTTTCATGAGAGGGTGAGAGAACGCTGCGAGGAAGAAGGCCGGCAGCGGGAGGACGCCCAGGAGGCTCTGATGCAGGCCCGGGAGGAGGCGGGACGGGCGGCGCTCTCCTACCTTGATGCCCAAACCACCGTGGCGTCTCTTTGCAACGAGATGGCCTTCCTCAAGAAG GTCTTTGCGGAGGAGAAGGTGGAGCTGCGATCACAGCTGGAGGTTGCCAACATCAGCGCGGAGGAGGTGCCGAGGACGGCGGCGAAGCCCCACCTGGGGGAGGCGCTGCGGGACATTCGGGTGCAGTATGAACGGCTGGCCGGCGAAAACATGCAAGCCATGGAGGGCTGGTACAGGAGCAAGTGTGCCTTGGCGGCGGACGTGGCCGGCAGGGAGCACCAGGCTGCGCGGGCCATCCGAGAGGAGACATCCGAGTACCGCAGGATGCTCCTAGCCCGATCCTCCGACATCGAGGCGCTACGGAACGTCGTTGAGGTGCTCAACAAGCAGCTGGGGGAGCTGGAGGAGACTCAGGCCACGGAGGTGGACAAGTACCAG ACGAGGATCAACCAACTGGAGCGAGACATCGACGACGCCAAGCAGGAGATGGTGTTCTTCATGAGAGAGTACCAAGACCTGCTCAATGTCAAAATGGCGCTGGATATCGAAATAGCTGCCTACAG GAAGCTCCTGGAGGGCGAAGAGCAGTGGCTATCAGTTCCCTTCCTTCCCGCCATCCACTAA
- the LOC119115960 gene encoding nanos homolog 1-like, with protein MDSVERRYLSPYDYTFNFWNDYLGLSTLVAPNRIRAPASNGPNSITESLKATLGLDDSPCELQERFWPLRRPPLGDLRLAGVRDDAASSARSGFTEVPERGRKQASRGKAEHRVCVFCRNNGAPEEVYGTHILKTADGRVLCPILRAYTCPLCSANGDNAHTIKYCPLSAREPPGGHRMMVLPTKARRAPGKRLKLFS; from the coding sequence ATGGATTCGGTGGAGCGCCGCTACTTGTCTCCCTACGACTACACTTTTAACTTCTGGAACGACTACCTGGGCTTGTCCACCCTCGTGGCCCCGAACCGGATCCGGGCCCCTGCGAGTAACGGCCCCAACTCCATAACGGAGTCACTCAAAGCAACGCTGGGCTTGGACGACTCGCCGTGCGAGCTTCAGGAGCGCTTCTGGCCGCTCCGCCGGCCGCCGCTCGGCGACCTCAGGCTTGCCGGGGTCAGAGACGACGCGGCCAGCTCCGCGAGGAGCGGCTTCACGGAGGTTCCGGAGCGAGGACGCAAGCAGGCGTCGCGCGGCAAGGCCGAGCACAGGGTGTGCGTGTTCTGCCGGAACAACGGCGCTCCGGAGGAGGTGTACGGCACGCACATTCTGAAGACAGCCGACGGCCGGGTGTTGTGCCCCATTTTGCGGGCGTACACTTGCCCGCTGTGCAGCGCCAACGGGGACAACGCGCACACCATCAAGTACTGTCCGCTCTCCGCCAGGGAGCCGCCCGGGGGCCACAGGATGATGGTGCTGCCGACCAAAGCAAGGAGAGCGCCCGGCAAGAGACTCAAACTCTTCTCCTGA